The Hypanus sabinus isolate sHypSab1 chromosome 19, sHypSab1.hap1, whole genome shotgun sequence genomic sequence gtgCAGATAAGGGcggggaaagggaatgggaaatggtgaaggggagtgTCAATACTGGAAGCTGGAATTCCTTATGGTTCTGGTCTTTCTGAGATCAATCACATCCTGCAGCTCCAGAACTGTTGGGCACTGATTCTCTACAACACCACTAACTCAAGTGTGAAAACTACTTGTTTGTCAGTTCAATATATTGCACATTAAATGATTCCAGTTCCACCCCTTCCTGTGTTCATCTTTATCCGTTATGTCAAATTAATTTAGTTTGTGAAGCAACTAAATTTTACAGAAGATAATCTGAGAAAGCTCCATTTGAATACTCCCCCCGATAAATCTACAGTTATCTGCCTAGATATTAGGTGTCAAGGTACCACAGTTTGGCATGCTCTGGAATCCAATTTCAATGTAAAGTAATTGAAAATTGGGGATTTCATGTGGGTTACCTTGTCAGTAGGTTACATCTCTAGTCCTCAATGACATTACATGACGTGTTCAATCCCAGACATATTAAAATCATTTCCTTGATTTTCAGTTGCATGGATGACCCACCTCTCAATGAGCCACTCTTGCAAAAGCAGGCACTCACAGTGGATATGTATCTTGAAGGGGACCCTACAGAGCAACTCACAGACCAGTTCTGGATAGCTCAAATTGGGTCTCCTTTTGGGAATTCTTACTGGGAACATCTTTTGTCTACATCACCAATCCACCCCACCCTTGATTGCCTGCTCCCATACTCCACTTTTCATCTAACCTATTCCCTTCACACCATTTTGCCCACTCATGGCACTCTGACCAGTGACATCTTGTTGAAACCCCATCCCCATCAAAACCACTGATCATTCTCTTTAGCTATCAGCTTTATCCTGCTAACCAATATTTCTCCTTCACTACAAAGCCTCAGCTAACACTACCACAGCCTCATCTCCTGAATGTACTTCAAAACCACATCAAACAACAATTGGACCAAATAACTTCGGATTGTCCCCCACTCGACAAATATTGGTCAAATATTCCAATATCAGTCCTCAGCAGCCAACCCTCTCTATCCACTGATATCTGGGCCTCCTCTTCACCCCTGATCTTCTCCTGCCAGTGAACACTCAAAACTGGACTTTGTTGATTCCTTAATTGAGGGGTGTATAAAGTGAAGTCCTTGAGCATTATCTCAAGCTTTATCTATTGTTTATTACCCATTGTGGAACCATGACCAGCCAGTTTGGTGACCCAGTGCAAACCATCTAATGAAAACTCTTTAGAGCAAGAGTCCCAAACTGGGGTTCATGGGCTCCATGGTTAAAGATAGAGGTCCACGGCATAtaaaaaaaaaagtttgggaacccctgcttcagAGGCAATAAACAATTAAAAGCTAAGAAAAGTTGATGTGCAATAGGCTCAATGGTCTGATTGGCCTCCTTTGATGTCAAATGGTTCCACCATCCCGGGTTTGCTGGTTCTTTGGTGATCAAACTCTGCACGTTTCAGTGGAGAAGCTGAGATCATTGGAATGTCTAACAATCATTAAGCCTACAGTTTGAGTATGGTGATTCCCATGTTGGGTCCCTGTCCTCTCTTGCATCAATGGCCCAGAAATTAATTGAACACTCCAAAGGAAAACAGAAGGTGTTAGAAGCATGCAGATCATCAGGCAACAACGAAGAAGAGAAAGTGAGTTGATCTTTCAAATCAATGAACTTTCATTGGGGCTGGAAAAGTTGTGGAAAAAGAAGCTTAAGTTGCAGAAAAGAGGACTGGCTGGAGAGAACAGAAAGGACTAAATAGGGTGCAGCCTAAAATCATCAAGGTAACCATTAATTTAAAAACCAGTCGCTGGGGACCAAAAAGATTTttttaatcaaaataggacaaaaGTACAACCATACCTGTGCAGTGAACAAAGACATTAAcccccatggatgctgcttgacctttgAATGCGTGCAACCATTTTCAGTTTccattttagatttccaacatcaacAAGTTTTTTTCACTCCAGTCAAATGTTCTATTCCAGCTTTCAACCTACAAATATTTTTATACCACTAATGGCTGGAAATTTGAGTTGATTATCAGAGTGAGGAATGGCAAAGCATCTGGAACTTCGGAAAGCAGTAGAGCAAACACTCCAATGAGAAGAATTAGGCAATGAGATTTAAGGCTAAAATCAGAGGAATGTAATGCTATGATGACTGCTGTAAATTAATGTCAAACATGTTAAATGGAAGGGATACTGGTTACCATGGAATCAAGGAAGAGACTGAAGAAAAGGATATAATTTATTCAAATTAAGAGCTCCTCAAGGATAATTCCTTATCTGCATTGTTCCCATAGGGGTCAGAAAGCAGTAAGCCAGCAGTTAATCTATTAAGGACAGATCCTAACTTTTTATGTTGAACTTTGTCCACATTTGTTCTGCAGATGGAGCACATGTTGAAAGCCTTGGTATGACTGATATTGAATAGGAcagcagtaacaggccctttcaccCACCATGTTCTGCcaaattaattaactcaaatctcTTTCGGCTGCACATGGTCCATGAGTTACCTCTCAATTGCTGTCTCCAGGGAGCTGATGATGGAAATCTCATCAGATACTTGTGGCATTTCACAACTCactattcccctccacagattatAATGCACACGTTGATGACATGATTTTCCCCAATGTGTTCTAGATTCTTGTATACTTTCGAAACTACAGTACCTTTGTAAATTACTGCCCAACTGCACTATGTGAGTATTTTCCCCAGAAAGGAAGCAGCAGTTGAAGAAGCAGTTTTGAACAACCTTGCACTCGCACACTATTTTTAATACAACGAATAATTTCCTATCTTGGCAAAGACTGGTTTTACAGCCTATGGTAGAACTAATGCCTGAACTGAACTAAGCTTAATATTcctggactcctggtttgatgtttgatattccatGTGTTGTTTTGCTCGTTTTTCatgtttgcacaatttattcttttttcacgcattgggtgtttgatgttttctttcaaAGGTTTCCATggtgtttccttgttttgtgaCTGACTGCAGGAGGATGAGTCTCAGagttgtagtgtagtggttagcacgatgtaCAGTACAGGAGACCTGAGTACAATTCCCACCGCtccctgtaaggagtgtgtacgttctcctcatgactgcatggtttcctctgggttctttggtttcctcccacagtccatggatgtaccagtaggttaattggtcattgtaaattcaaaTCTgcaatgattaggctaggattatatTGGGGATTGGTGGCTTGGCTcatagggccagaagggcctattccacaccgtctctcaataaataaaaaataatgtgCTTTGAATTATTGAATCTTGTACTTTTCCCATTATAACTTCATTAGTAATTATTAACCAAGTACTTTTTTGGTAGTTTATTGCTATCCATCCTCTCATTTCAGTGGCATCATGTAGCTATTTTGTGAATTATTCAGCACAGTATTGTAGCCAATGGAAATGCTGCTGCTGCGCAAGTCCTGGCACCCTGGGTCAATCTATGGGTGCTGTCTGTGCGGAGTTTACATATTCTTTCTgtgattattattatcattattattattatctatttttttctctgctcaagctggtaaaacccaaGGTATAGACATAGCCCAGCACATTCTTtagtcaattgctaggaactttcaaacTATTCTAGTGGGTGTTTAGTATTGGGCTTTCTGAAGGTTTACAGTGACTATAACAAGTATTCACCCtccactcacacccccccccagaagttttcatgttttattattttacaatattgaatcacaggggatttaatttggctttttggacACTGATCAATTGAAAAATGCTATTTcacgtcaaagtgaaaatagatctttacaaagtgatctaaattaattacaaatataaaacacaaaataattgattgtataagaaTTCATccatttaatatgacacaccaaattatcactggtgcagccaattgtttttagaagttacataattagttaaatggagagcACCATGTGCagttaaggtgtttcaattgactgtagtaaaaatacacccatATTTGAAAGGTCCAATTGCTTGTGAGTGAgtaccctggcaaaaactacaccatgaagacaaaaaaacTCTCCAAGTAACTCCACAAaagggttattgaaaagcacaagtcagatggatgcaagaaaatttccaagttactGATTGTCTCTTGGAGTACagataagtcaatcatcaagaaatggaaagaagggGGATTAAAACACGCGCGCCCGGACGGCTGCCCAGCTGTTAACGGTCAGCGCCAAGTGAGGCAATAAGTGGAAGGCGTGCTCCAGCGGTCAGCAGCCTTGGGCAAACGGGTGGCGCGAGAGGACTTCGAGTGGGTCTACACTGACCAGCTGCACAGATCCTTGTCAAATATCCTGAGATCAAGTTGTTGATGGGCCTAGATCACAACCTAAAGTGGATCAtcatcctgatggtagcaatgcagGCTCTGGCCTTCTACCTTGTGAAGGACTTGGATTGGAAGTGGGTGATATTCTGGGCATATGTATTTGGTGGGTGTATAAACCATTCCAACACACTGGGCATCCATGAAATCTCTCACAATGCTGCATTTGGGCACAAGTATGCACTGTTCAACCGCTTTTTTGGCATGTTTGCTAATCTTCCTGGTGGTCTGCCATACTCGGTCTCCTTCAAGAGGTACCACATGGATCAACATCGCTACATGGGTGGAGATGGTATTGACATTGACATTCCCACAGATTTTGAGAGCTGGTTTTTCTGCACCAGACTAAGGAAGTTTTTCTGGGTcatcctgcacctactgtcttaTGCCACGCGCCCACTCTGCATCAACCCCAAGCCCATCACTCACTTGGAGATCGCTAATCTGGTTGCTCAATTAACCTTCAACCTGCTGATATATAATCTCTGGGGAGCAAAACCAATTGTTTACATGTTggcaggatctcttctgggaatgGGCCTTCATCCAATCTCTGGACACTTTATTGCTGAGCACTACATGTTTCTGAAAGGACATGAAACCTACACTTACAATGGCCCCCTCAATCTAATCACCTTCAATGTTGGATATCACAATGAACATCATGACTTCCACGGTATTCCAGGCTGCAGACTTTCTCAGGTGAAGAAGATAGCTGCTGAGTACTATGACTATCTGCCCCAGTATTCTTCCTGGGTGAAAGTGCTCTATGACTTCATCATGGATGATACGATCAGCCCTTACTCTCAGATCAAGAGAACAGTGAAAGATGCAAAACAGAACTAGGAGTGAACTTGCCAACAGACAGAAAAATGGTGGCTTGCTTGCTGGACAAATTTAAGCTGTTTTTACAAATCTTGCAAGAACATTGTATTAAGTGTCTTTATACAAACCATGCACTAACAATATTTAGTCTATTAAAGTGTTTTGTCTGCTAATTAGTTTTGCTCAGCCGTTAAACTAATTCAGGGAATTTGAAGTGACTGCAGGATGTCTGTCTGGCAAAGGAAGAAGTGATCTTGGCAATGGAAAACTTTGACAATTATATTGTGGAACTTTTGCCTGTTAGGTTGAGTTTGCCTCTGTGCCAAGGGTCATATCTGATCGCCTCCCCTTCAGGTGGTTCTGAGTATTCTTTAGTTTAATTTGATGAGCTCGAATTTCAGTCAGTTATACTTGAAGCAGTTCAATGACTGGGTTGTTGCCTGTTTCAGTAGCTCATGTTATTCTTCAACATAAGTGGATGGTGTTTGTCTACAGTTGTAGAAACTGCAAAAACAGCTGTTCAGAAGTGGTTACTAGAGGCAGTAGAGGAGAGGCATTGGTATACTTGTAACAATGGCAACTCCAAATTGGGTGGGATTAAACCACTTTTTCCCTCAAGTTTAAGTAAGTCTCCTTACTTAACCAAGTCAGTCTCCTGAAGTTCAGTTCCTCTACCCTCCATTTACAGGGTATTAATGTGAGATGAAGGAGAATGGCAAATTCCTGCCTTTGGTGGGTGTGGGGAAAATCTACTGGTTCATAAAGCTGACTGAAGAATGACTCTGTGGCCGAAGAATACTTGTGGGGAAACTTGCTCACTGATTGCTTCCCCTTCCTGTTTTGACTGCAAGGATCAGTTTCTGCACTGATTGGTTTACTTTGCATGTATTTGTACTGATGCTTCTAATGTTAAAACCACCCAATGTTGTCCATTTTGCAGTTGGAAAAATAAATGGCTTTAATACCTCAAAAAAAAAgagatggaaagaatatggcatgggtgtaaatctgcctagaacgggccatcctcaaaaactaagtgactgtgcaagaaggggactggtGAGGGAGGCAACCAAGaagcctatgacaactctggaggagtttcaGGCTTCATTGGCTGagctgggagagactgtgcatgcaACAACTGTTGCATGGGTGCTTTACCAGTCGTACCCATGGCTTTACGGGACagcggcaaagagaaagccactattgGAAAAaagactcacatgaaatctcagcagGAGTTTGCCAGAAGGGTTGTGGGAGACtccgaagtcagctggaagaaggttctatggtctgatgaaaccaaagttcAGCTTTTTAAGCCATCAGACTAAATTCTATGTTTGGTTTAAGCCAAataccgcacatcatcaaaatcacaccatctctaccatgaagcatggaatcatactgtggggatgctttactgcagcaggcttgtgaaggtagagagtaaaatgaatgcagcaaagtatagggaaatcctgaaggaaagcctgatgtagtctgcaagagaactgcaactttggagaaaatttgttttccagtaagacaGTGAATCCAAgtgtaaagccaaagctacacaggaatggtttataaacaacaaagttaatgtcctggtgtGGCCAAGTCAgacctcaatctaattgagagtttatggctggacttgaaaagggctgttcactcatgatcaccatgcaatctgacagaacgtGAGCAACTTTGTAAAGAAtaatggggaaaattgcagtgtccagatgtgcaaagctgatagagacctatccacacagtctgaaggctataattgctgccaaagacgcatctactaaatactgatttgaatggactaaatacttatgcaatcaattactttgtgcaattaatttagatcactttgtagagatctgttttcgctTTGACCAGAAGATGTCTTTTTTGGTTTATCAgtgtccactgtgattcaatagtgtaaaacaataaaacccaAAAACTTCccgggggggtgaatactttttataggcgctgtacataaatattactgtgtagccctcattgtttaatgctattgagtagtgcctttgggatgacaccaATTGTAGATATTACTCTCAGGACAGTTCATgttcctgttcatgttccatagtctttcaatttcctcttataATTCATCATACTTCTGGTGTTTttccacttactgatttctgtatgttctGTGAGTTTGCAATAACTATTTctattgcttgtttatcctgtattatgtCCTATCCATAATAactgatcagtcataatataattagtagggttctgactctaaaactggatcaggcttaaacttatagtaaggtgtgatttcattatgagtttgtattttcaagcaagattttgatgaatgatgtttgctACTGAATTGTGCctatgtaagtaatcagattgtattaaactgctacaggatcctttaatgtgttggattgtttctggattTTCTCGGCATTTTCTacttttatcatcttgaatttgttggtcttctattacatatttttaatatttttttatgttaaccacctggtcctgtattgccacaaggaacccctctgtttctgggaagaggtctccaactctgagccaggcattcaaTGCTTCCTAGTTGacgtctagtctgctcagatcatggggatgtcttccatggagggtcatgctcttccctTGGGTAGCTTTCTCTTCAGTAGTAATAATGTCttaatttttctgggttgtggtcTCATTTGAGTTTAGTGGAGTGTACTTTTGATCAGAATTGCATagatttacatggagtgctgattcctgttttcattgatggaagtatatccttagaagtttgatCTGACTGTGGTGTAGATTTTTAATGATTTCTGAGATTTGTCATTTCAGTCTTATTTTTCTTTGGAAATTTTTCAGATCGGTTTCaaaccaagatattatgccaaaagaatacattaatataggtacagcaaaagtgtttattgcctttgttatatctGTACTGTTGAGCTTTGTTTGacattattattgtatttttatttttattattactatacaataataataataataataataataataataataataataaacctgaggaatgggcatagccaagcatatTCATTTCCCAATTACTGGGAACATTCGGGCTGTTCTCGGGATGTTTAGTATCGtggttttctggagatttacataaatattgctgtgtagaccTATTGTTTAATGcttttgtgtagtgactttgggatgataccagttgtcaATATTTTTACTGGGACAATGTATGATCTGTTCATTTTCCATAGTctgtcaatttcctcttttaattgagcatatttctggtattttttacttactgatttctgtatgctATGGCTATTTCTATTAGGTAAGTTGTTCCCTATATTTCCACTgtttctggaaggatcaacaGGATCCTAAAGAAATatcagattaataccatccacaaacccataaggaagctcaatTCACAATTTACGCAAGTTAAAGGTGACCTGGGTCTCAGGCTGGCTGGCCCTGTGACTTATATTGGGCAGGCAGAGTGCATGATGGAACCCACATCAAGAAGAATAGGAgttgtatccatttgggttactgGGAGAAATCAGTGGTAATAtaacattgcattcgcaatggccataggattggcattgatggcacaaaactaccaTGTTGCGCCAGTGGCTTTTGGGAATGCccggtgaaggaagccattga encodes the following:
- the LOC132378106 gene encoding sphingolipid delta(4)-desaturase DES1-like; translated protein: MGLDHNLKWIIILMVAMQALAFYLVKDLDWKWVIFWAYVFGGCINHSNTLGIHEISHNAAFGHKYALFNRFFGMFANLPGGLPYSVSFKRYHMDQHRYMGGDGIDIDIPTDFESWFFCTRLRKFFWVILHLLSYATRPLCINPKPITHLEIANLVAQLTFNLLIYNLWGAKPIVYMLAGSLLGMGLHPISGHFIAEHYMFLKGHETYTYNGPLNLITFNVGYHNEHHDFHGIPGCRLSQVKKIAAEYYDYLPQYSSWVKVLYDFIMDDTISPYSQIKRTVKDAKQN